The following are from one region of the Bacteroidota bacterium genome:
- a CDS encoding phosphopantetheine adenylyltransferase, whose product MIIVAIIHLLPLSSVIGNERLSALYGISFDEPNIEILMRHLAMLFGLLGSFLLYAAFDKSLQLLAFLAGFVSVVSFMWLAWSVGSTMRR is encoded by the coding sequence TTGATCATCGTTGCCATTATACACCTACTGCCTCTATCTAGTGTAATAGGAAATGAACGCCTATCTGCACTTTATGGTATTTCTTTCGATGAGCCTAATATAGAGATCTTGATGCGTCATCTGGCCATGCTGTTTGGGTTACTCGGCTCCTTCTTATTGTATGCAGCCTTTGATAAATCTTTGCAACTCCTGGCTTTTCTTGCAGGTTTTGTGAGCGTTGTATCATTTATGTGGCTTGCCTGGTCGGTTGGTAGTACAATGCGGAGATAG